Part of the Leifsonia soli genome is shown below.
CAAGTACGGCCCCTACCTCGAGGTCGCAGACCCCGATGCCGGACCGGACGCTCCGCCCCGCCGGGTCAACATCCCGCCGGAGCTCGCTCCCGACGAGCTCACGCCCGCCAAGGCGCACGAACTCATCGAGGCGCCCGTCCAGACCGACCGCGTCCTCGGGACGAACCCCGAGAGCGGCAAGCTCGTCCTCGCCAAGGACGGCCGCTTCGGGCCCTACGTGACCGAGGCCGATCCCGAGGACGAAGCCGCCGTCGACCAGAAGACGGGCGAGGTGAAGGAGCCGGCGAAGACCACGAAGAAGGCCGCCGCCGCCAAGCCGCGCACCGCATCCCTCTTCAAGTCCATGGACCTCGCGACCCTCGACCTCGGCACCGCGCTGAAGCTGCTCGACCTGCCGCGCGTCGTCGGCGCCGACCCCGAGAGCGGCGAAGAGATCCAGGCGCAGAACGGCCGCTACGGCCCGTACCTGAAGAAGGGCGCCGAGACGCGTTCGCTGCCGAGCGAGGACGACATCTTCGACATCGACCTTCCCGGGGCCCTCGAACTGTTCGCCCAGCCGAAGTACGGCAATCGCCGCGCGTCCAGCGCGCTCAAGGAGTTCGACGCCGACCCGGTCAGCGGCAAGCCCATCCGTGTGAAAGACGGCCGCTTCGGCCCGTACGTCACGGACGGCGAGACCAACGCCACGATCCCGCGCGGGGAGACGGTGGACGAGGTCGACTTCGACCGCGCGGTCCAGCTGCTCGCCGACAAGCGGGCGAAGGGCCCGGCCAAGAAGCCGGCGCGGAAGGCTCCCGCGGCCAAGGCGACGGCCAAGAAGCCCGCCGCCAAGAAGGCTCCGGCGAAGTCCACGACCGCCGCTGCGAAGAAGTCCGCCGAGTGAGCGAGGGCCTCTTCATCACGCTCGAGGGCGGAGACGGGGTCGGCAAGTCCACGCAGGCCGCGCTCCTGGAGGAGTGGCTCACCGGGCGCGGGCGCACCGTGGTGCGCACCCGCGAGCCCGGTGGGACGGACGCCGGTGTCGAGATCCGCGAGATCGTGCTCCACCACCGCGGAGACATCGCGCCGCGTGCCGAGGCGCTGCTCTACGCCGCCGACCGGGCGCACCACGTCGCCACCGTCGTCCGTCCGGCTCTCGCCCGAGGGGACGTGGTGGTTCAAGACCGCTACATCGACTCCTCGGTCGCCTACCAGGGAGCCGGCCGCATCCTCGACGCACAGCAGATCCGCGACCTCTCGCTCTGGGCGGCGGAGGGCCTGCTGCCGGACCTCACCATCCTGCTCGACCTCGACGAGGACACCGCCCGCACCCGGCTCGACTCCGCGCGCACCCGGTACGACCGGCTGGAGGCGGAGCGCTCCGACTTCCACGCCCGCGTCCGAGCCGCGTACCTCGCACTGGCCGACGAGGAGCCCGAGCGCTTCCTCGTCGTGGATGCGGGCCGGCCGGTCGACGACATCGCCGCAGAGATCCGCGACCGGCTCGCCGCTCGCGTCTGAGGCCCGTCCGTGCAGAGAGCGGGCGGGGGTGTCCGTCGTGCCAGCTAGCCTGGAGACCATGACGGTGTGGGACGAGCTGACGGGGCAGGACGAGGCGATCGAGATCGTCCGTGCCGCCGCGGTCGGCTCCGCCGCGGGCACGGGAGCCGGTGCGCCGGGCCGGGGCATGACGCACTCCTGGCTCATCACCGGTCCGCCCGGCTCCGGCCGCTCGAACCTCGCGTACGCGTTCGCGACCGCCCTGCTCAGCCCCGGCACCCCGGAGGGCGACCTCGCCACCCGCCGCCAGGTCGACGCCCGCACCCACCCCGACCTCGCCGTCCTCAGCACAGAGCGCGTGATCATCTCCATCGACGAGGTGCGCTCCCTGGTCGCCAGCTCCCAGTTCGCGCCGTCGGTCGGGCGCTATCGCGTGATGGTGATCGAAGACGCCGACCGCATGACGGAGCGCACCTCCAACGTGCTGCTGAAGGCACTCGAGGAGCCGCCGGAGCGCACGGTCTGGATCCTCTGCGCCCCGAGCGACGCCGACCTGCTTCCGACCATCCGCTCCCGCGTCCGCACCGTACGGTTGCGGGTGCCCGGCGTCGACGATGTCGCCCGCCTCATCCAGCGACGGGACGGCGTGGATG
Proteins encoded:
- the tmk gene encoding dTMP kinase, which gives rise to MSEGLFITLEGGDGVGKSTQAALLEEWLTGRGRTVVRTREPGGTDAGVEIREIVLHHRGDIAPRAEALLYAADRAHHVATVVRPALARGDVVVQDRYIDSSVAYQGAGRILDAQQIRDLSLWAAEGLLPDLTILLDLDEDTARTRLDSARTRYDRLEAERSDFHARVRAAYLALADEEPERFLVVDAGRPVDDIAAEIRDRLAARV